The Fortiea contorta PCC 7126 genome has a segment encoding these proteins:
- a CDS encoding LapA family protein: MAVIRLILLVAVLGGLMLLLAHNWTPVLAVKFLGMQTQALPLAIWMLLSTTAGALTSVFISTIFQLGNLLAGQQRPTRSPSATSSRTQTTPKEKPQPQGANPPPTNQPNNTSTEDVDDWNTTSSDDWDFQPKPQPAPSSQQKTSADSQSYERQQEPQSSSQSGSVYSYNYREPKNTAVGKTESIYDADYRVIIPPYQPPTNNQADEDDDWSFFDDEDEDSQDKDPRSRR; this comes from the coding sequence ATGGCTGTAATTCGCTTAATTCTTTTGGTTGCGGTGCTGGGAGGACTAATGCTGTTGTTAGCCCACAACTGGACACCTGTTCTCGCGGTGAAGTTTTTGGGTATGCAAACTCAAGCATTACCTTTGGCGATATGGATGTTGTTGAGTACTACTGCTGGTGCTTTAACTTCAGTATTCATCTCTACCATATTCCAACTGGGGAATTTGTTGGCAGGACAGCAACGCCCAACCCGCTCTCCCTCAGCAACCTCATCCCGTACTCAAACAACTCCCAAAGAAAAACCTCAACCCCAAGGTGCTAACCCACCACCAACCAATCAACCAAATAACACTTCTACTGAAGATGTGGACGACTGGAATACAACCAGCAGTGACGATTGGGATTTCCAGCCAAAGCCGCAACCCGCTCCCAGTTCTCAACAAAAAACCTCTGCTGATTCTCAAAGTTACGAACGCCAACAAGAACCTCAAAGCTCCTCTCAATCAGGTTCAGTGTATTCCTACAACTACCGCGAACCCAAAAACACCGCAGTGGGAAAAACTGAATCAATTTACGACGCTGATTATCGGGTGATTATTCCTCCTTATCAACCACCGACTAATAATCAAGCTGATGAGGACGATGATTGGAGCTTTTTTGATGATGAAGATGAAGATTCTCAAGATAAAGACCCGCGTTCTCGTCGATGA
- a CDS encoding FTR1 family iron permease — protein MNFSTALPTFVITLREGVEAALVVGIVLALLKKAKQSRLNPWVYAGVVVGIIISALIGMLFSVIIQALGAINPQYTSVVEPGLEGIFGVFAIIMLSWMLIWMTQQAKFMKASVEGSITETLTQNSNAGWGVFSLILVAVLREGFETVLFVAANFQQGFMPALGAVGGLAAAATIGLLLFKWGVKINIRQFFQVMGALLVLIVAGLVVSSLQNFDEGLSNLALSSRATESLCFYYERFTRIHSCILGPMVWNTAKILPDEQFPGIILKALFGYRQHLYLVQAVGYLVFLFTIGGIYFRSINGGATAAKNNGRSVRNPINTVKD, from the coding sequence ATGAATTTTAGTACCGCCTTACCTACTTTCGTAATTACACTCAGAGAAGGAGTAGAAGCCGCCCTTGTTGTGGGAATTGTGCTCGCTTTGCTCAAAAAAGCCAAACAGTCCCGACTTAATCCTTGGGTGTATGCTGGTGTCGTCGTCGGGATTATCATCAGCGCCTTGATAGGTATGCTATTCAGCGTCATCATTCAAGCACTGGGAGCAATTAACCCCCAATATACCTCCGTGGTTGAGCCAGGACTTGAAGGTATATTTGGCGTTTTTGCAATTATTATGCTTAGTTGGATGCTGATTTGGATGACTCAACAAGCTAAATTCATGAAAGCTTCAGTTGAGGGATCCATCACCGAAACCTTAACACAAAACTCCAATGCAGGTTGGGGTGTATTTAGTTTAATTTTAGTTGCTGTTCTCCGCGAAGGTTTTGAAACTGTTTTATTCGTTGCTGCGAACTTCCAACAAGGATTTATGCCAGCATTAGGTGCTGTTGGTGGTTTAGCAGCGGCTGCTACCATTGGATTGCTGCTATTTAAATGGGGCGTGAAGATTAATATTCGCCAATTTTTTCAAGTAATGGGCGCTTTATTAGTATTAATTGTTGCTGGATTAGTAGTATCTTCATTACAGAATTTTGACGAAGGTTTATCTAACTTAGCCCTCAGTAGTCGTGCTACAGAAAGTCTTTGTTTCTATTACGAGCGCTTCACTCGCATTCACTCCTGCATTTTGGGGCCAATGGTTTGGAATACCGCCAAAATATTACCAGATGAACAGTTTCCCGGTATTATTCTTAAAGCTTTATTTGGTTATAGACAGCATCTTTATCTTGTACAAGCGGTGGGATATCTTGTATTTTTGTTCACTATTGGGGGGATTTATTTCCGCAGTATTAATGGTGGTGCTACTGCAGCAAAAAACAATGGGCGCTCGGTGCGAAACCCAATTAATACCGTCAAGGATTAG
- a CDS encoding flavin prenyltransferase UbiX, with the protein MLSNTKPLILGISGASGLIYAVRALKFLLAADYEIELVASKSSYMVWLAEQNIRMPPEPLQQEQFWREQAGVAQAGKLHCHPWGDVGANIASGSFRTLGMIIMPCSMSTVAKLAIGSSSDLLERAADVQLKEGRKLVIVPRETPFSLIHLRNLTALAEAGVRVVPAIPAWYHQPQTIEDLVDFVVARALDQLEIDCIPIQRWQGHR; encoded by the coding sequence GTGCTTTCTAATACAAAACCCCTCATTCTCGGAATATCAGGTGCATCAGGGTTAATCTACGCTGTCCGCGCCCTCAAATTTCTCCTCGCAGCAGACTATGAGATTGAACTGGTCGCCTCCAAATCAAGCTACATGGTCTGGCTCGCCGAGCAAAACATCCGTATGCCGCCAGAACCCTTACAGCAAGAGCAATTCTGGCGAGAGCAAGCCGGCGTTGCTCAGGCGGGTAAACTACATTGTCATCCTTGGGGCGATGTCGGCGCTAACATCGCCAGTGGCTCCTTCCGCACTTTAGGTATGATTATCATGCCCTGCAGCATGAGCACCGTCGCCAAGCTAGCTATCGGCTCTAGTTCTGATTTACTAGAACGAGCTGCGGATGTCCAACTCAAAGAAGGTCGCAAGTTAGTCATCGTCCCCCGTGAAACTCCTTTTAGCTTGATTCACCTACGTAACCTCACAGCCTTAGCAGAAGCGGGAGTCAGAGTTGTTCCCGCTATTCCTGCTTGGTATCACCAACCCCAAACCATTGAGGATTTAGTTGATTTTGTCGTTGCTCGTGCTTTAGACCAACTAGAAATCGATTGTATTCCCATACAGCGATGGCAAGGTCATCGCTAA
- a CDS encoding thioredoxin domain-containing protein produces the protein MTNRLAEAQSLYLRKHAENPIDWWSWCDEALAAARAENKPIFLSIGYSSCHWCTVMEGEAFSDLAIAQYMNANFLPIKVDREERPDLDSIYMQALQMMSGQGGWPLNAFLSPDDLVPFYAGTYFPLEPRYGRPGFLQVLQAIRHYYDTETEDLRQRKAIIVESLLTSAVLQDAQTQDIQDRELLRQGWESCTGVITPQQQGNSFPMIPYAELSLRGTRFNFAFRYDGAQVCQQRGLDLALGGIYDHVGGGFHRYTVDSTWTVPHFEKMLYDNGQIVEYLANLWSAGFLEPALVRAIAGTVNWLQREMTAPQGYFFAAQDADSFINSTAAEPEEGAFYVWSYAELTKLLTPEALTELQQQFTVTPNGNFEGENVLQRLHSGELSASVEASLNKLFTARYGVTPASIDTFPPARNNAEAKTSNWPGRIPAVTDTKMIVAWNSLMISGLARAAGVFKQPLYLEIAAKAANFILNHQFVDGRLYRLNYENQPTVLAQSEDYAFLIKALLDLHQAALGIGNESSSSWLEKAIAVQTEFDEFLWSVEIGGYYNAASDASQDLIVRERSYADNATPSANGVAIANLVRLTLLTDNLDYLDLAEQGLKAFKSIMNRAPQACPSLFTALDWYRNSTLIRSTPEQISSLIPQYLASTMFTTTANLPDGSIGLVCQGLKCLAPAENLEQLLQQIQQSQTRELTRNMGN, from the coding sequence ATGACTAATCGCCTTGCTGAAGCGCAGAGTCTCTATCTCCGCAAACACGCTGAAAATCCGATTGATTGGTGGTCTTGGTGTGATGAAGCTCTCGCGGCTGCAAGGGCAGAAAATAAACCAATTTTTCTTTCTATTGGTTATTCTAGCTGCCATTGGTGTACTGTCATGGAAGGCGAAGCTTTTTCGGATTTAGCGATCGCTCAATACATGAATGCTAATTTTTTGCCTATTAAGGTAGACCGGGAGGAACGACCAGACCTGGACAGTATTTATATGCAGGCTTTGCAGATGATGAGTGGTCAAGGTGGCTGGCCTTTAAATGCTTTTTTGTCTCCGGATGATTTAGTCCCATTTTATGCTGGGACTTATTTTCCGTTGGAGCCGCGCTACGGTAGACCTGGATTTTTGCAGGTATTGCAAGCGATTCGTCATTACTACGATACGGAAACGGAGGATTTGCGTCAGCGCAAAGCCATTATTGTGGAATCTCTGCTCACCTCTGCGGTGTTGCAAGATGCTCAAACACAAGATATACAAGACAGGGAATTACTCCGCCAAGGTTGGGAAAGTTGCACGGGTGTCATCACTCCTCAGCAACAGGGTAATAGTTTTCCCATGATTCCCTACGCTGAATTATCACTCAGAGGCACTCGATTTAATTTTGCATTCCGCTATGATGGGGCGCAAGTTTGTCAGCAACGGGGATTAGATTTGGCGCTGGGGGGAATTTATGACCACGTGGGTGGCGGCTTTCATCGCTATACTGTTGACTCGACTTGGACTGTACCTCATTTTGAAAAGATGCTTTATGACAATGGACAAATTGTTGAGTATCTGGCGAATTTATGGAGTGCAGGTTTTTTAGAGCCGGCACTGGTGCGGGCGATCGCTGGTACTGTAAACTGGCTACAGCGAGAAATGACGGCTCCTCAAGGTTATTTCTTTGCGGCTCAAGATGCTGACAGTTTTATTAACTCTACCGCCGCTGAACCGGAAGAAGGCGCTTTTTATGTCTGGAGTTACGCTGAATTAACAAAGTTGCTCACTCCCGAAGCACTAACGGAATTACAACAGCAGTTTACAGTTACACCTAATGGTAACTTTGAAGGAGAAAATGTGTTGCAAAGGCTACACTCAGGCGAACTGAGTGCTAGTGTGGAAGCCTCACTGAATAAGCTATTTACAGCTAGATACGGTGTAACACCTGCATCTATTGATACTTTTCCCCCTGCGCGCAATAATGCCGAAGCTAAAACCAGCAATTGGCCTGGGCGCATTCCTGCAGTGACGGATACAAAGATGATAGTCGCCTGGAATAGCTTGATGATTTCTGGTTTAGCTAGGGCGGCTGGGGTATTTAAACAACCGTTATATTTGGAGATAGCTGCAAAGGCGGCAAATTTTATTCTTAATCATCAATTTGTCGATGGGCGTTTGTATCGACTCAATTATGAAAATCAACCAACTGTTTTAGCTCAGTCTGAAGATTATGCCTTTTTGATCAAAGCACTACTAGATTTACACCAAGCAGCTTTAGGAATTGGTAATGAGTCTAGCTCATCGTGGTTAGAAAAAGCGATCGCTGTGCAAACCGAATTTGACGAATTTCTGTGGAGCGTAGAAATAGGTGGTTATTATAACGCCGCCAGTGACGCTAGTCAAGATTTAATTGTGCGCGAACGCAGCTATGCAGATAATGCTACACCATCAGCTAACGGAGTGGCGATCGCTAACCTTGTGCGTCTAACTTTGCTCACGGATAATCTAGATTATTTAGACCTAGCTGAACAAGGACTAAAAGCTTTTAAAAGCATCATGAACCGCGCCCCCCAAGCTTGTCCCAGCTTATTCACAGCTTTGGATTGGTATCGTAATTCCACCCTAATTCGCAGCACCCCTGAGCAGATTAGCTCACTGATTCCCCAGTATTTAGCATCCACCATGTTTACCACTACTGCCAATTTACCAGACGGTAGTATCGGCTTGGTTTGTCAAGGCTTGAAATGTCTCGCACCAGCAGAAAACCTAGAGCAGTTATTACAGCAAATACAGCAGAGTCAAACTAGGGAATTGACTAGAAATATGGGGAATTGA
- a CDS encoding ribonuclease R family protein, which translates to MEFSIATLLANFTDDKLVARKVLEKKLGCEDEDSLQKLYIALDILEKIGILAKERGKYRRVSEEGLIEAKLRCSSKGFCFAIQDVEGAEDIYIRESHLSNAWNGDRVLVRVLKEGSRRRSPEGEVKLILERSNHTLLARIKQVESGFRAVPLDDRLLFELKLQANTLKLDEAIDHLAHVEVLRYPLAQYPPIGRVVQILGSDAEAAADIDLVTCKHDLSRNFPDSVLEAASKLPKRLLKADLKNKLDLRNLFTLTIEGVNGNSKVVENALSLEKTAAGYWRLGLHISDVSHYIQPDEALDREAFRRGKSVYLGDLVLPMLPDTVADRCSLVAGSDRLTLSFLITIDPQSGVVEEWEVQPSVVNVDVALKKSSADAILTGQPTKESEQVVQILQDLEALRQLIKQSRLSRGSLQLNLPPSQNPYFDEGILGAVVVNDVPVRSLMTELVLLVNQLIAGHFNALGVPAIWRVQGTPDAEDVQEMLKLAINLGVELALEAEVDIQPLDYQHLTRAFAESPSEQVLTYLLQDTLKPAVYSTTKGSHFGLALPQYIHFTAPLRRYPDLLLQRVYYALIEQGRDRRTTRVRERVNLRHSSCHDEINWNVLAPELQQELQSDLTRVIIQINDREKEVQEAEADLAGLQKAQLMKQRIGQVFQGVITGVQSYGFFVEIEVPAGEFEVSGQPGIPLRVEGLVHVSSLKDDWYEYRARQQALFGRKNRASYRLGDRVAVQVKSVDYYRQQIDLVTVGSDGVPKNLDLDVSNEDLSDMYLENGIEPHDLDPYDEDE; encoded by the coding sequence ATGGAATTTTCAATCGCTACACTCCTTGCCAATTTCACCGATGATAAATTGGTAGCTCGTAAAGTTTTGGAAAAGAAACTTGGCTGCGAGGATGAAGACAGTTTACAAAAGCTTTATATTGCCTTGGATATTCTGGAGAAGATCGGGATTTTGGCGAAAGAACGGGGTAAGTATCGCCGCGTCTCTGAAGAAGGGCTGATCGAAGCCAAGCTCCGTTGTTCTAGTAAAGGCTTCTGCTTTGCTATTCAAGATGTGGAAGGAGCGGAAGATATTTACATCCGTGAAAGTCATTTGAGTAATGCTTGGAATGGCGATCGCGTTTTGGTCAGAGTTTTGAAAGAAGGTAGTCGGCGGCGCTCTCCCGAAGGCGAAGTTAAACTGATTTTGGAGCGGTCTAATCACACCCTATTGGCACGCATCAAGCAGGTGGAAAGCGGTTTTCGGGCAGTTCCTTTAGATGATCGGTTGCTGTTTGAACTCAAATTGCAAGCCAACACCTTGAAATTAGATGAGGCGATTGATCATCTCGCCCATGTGGAAGTCCTGCGTTACCCCCTAGCACAATATCCCCCCATCGGCCGCGTCGTCCAAATCCTTGGTAGCGATGCCGAAGCTGCTGCCGATATAGATTTGGTAACATGTAAACACGACTTGTCCCGTAATTTTCCCGACTCAGTTTTAGAAGCAGCTAGTAAATTGCCGAAAAGGCTTTTAAAAGCTGACCTGAAAAATAAATTGGATTTACGGAATTTGTTCACTTTGACAATTGAGGGTGTAAATGGTAACTCAAAGGTAGTAGAAAACGCCTTGAGTTTGGAAAAAACCGCCGCTGGCTATTGGCGTTTGGGGCTACACATCAGCGACGTTTCTCACTATATTCAACCCGATGAAGCCTTAGACCGGGAAGCATTCAGACGTGGTAAGTCAGTTTATCTGGGTGACTTAGTTTTGCCGATGTTACCAGATACTGTAGCCGATCGCTGTTCTTTAGTCGCCGGGAGCGATCGCCTGACGCTCTCATTCTTAATCACCATCGATCCCCAATCGGGAGTAGTGGAAGAATGGGAAGTACAGCCCAGCGTCGTCAACGTTGATGTCGCCCTGAAAAAATCCTCAGCCGACGCTATTCTCACAGGTCAACCCACCAAGGAATCTGAGCAAGTAGTCCAGATCCTGCAAGATTTGGAAGCATTACGCCAACTGATCAAACAGTCACGCTTGTCTCGCGGTAGCCTACAGCTCAATCTCCCACCCAGCCAAAACCCCTACTTTGATGAGGGTATTCTTGGCGCTGTAGTGGTTAATGATGTCCCCGTCCGTTCGTTGATGACAGAGTTAGTGCTGTTAGTCAATCAACTCATCGCTGGTCACTTTAACGCTTTGGGCGTACCCGCTATTTGGCGAGTCCAAGGTACACCCGATGCGGAAGATGTCCAAGAAATGCTGAAATTAGCAATAAATTTAGGCGTGGAATTAGCACTCGAAGCCGAGGTAGATATTCAACCCCTAGATTACCAACACTTGACCAGGGCTTTTGCCGAATCTCCCTCTGAGCAAGTGCTGACCTATTTATTGCAAGACACCCTCAAACCCGCTGTATACAGCACCACCAAAGGCTCTCATTTCGGACTGGCGCTACCGCAATACATCCACTTTACTGCTCCCCTGCGACGGTATCCAGATTTGCTGCTGCAAAGAGTTTACTACGCACTCATCGAACAGGGGCGCGATCGCCGCACCACCCGCGTCCGCGAACGGGTGAACTTGCGCCACTCCTCCTGTCATGATGAAATTAACTGGAATGTACTCGCCCCAGAATTGCAACAGGAACTGCAAAGCGACTTAACACGGGTAATCATCCAGATTAACGACAGAGAAAAAGAAGTTCAAGAAGCTGAAGCCGATTTAGCCGGGCTGCAAAAAGCCCAACTGATGAAACAACGCATCGGTCAAGTGTTCCAAGGCGTGATTACTGGTGTGCAATCTTACGGCTTCTTTGTGGAAATTGAAGTACCAGCAGGTGAGTTTGAAGTCAGCGGTCAACCGGGAATACCTCTACGGGTAGAAGGGTTAGTACATGTCAGTTCCCTCAAAGACGACTGGTATGAATATCGCGCCAGACAACAAGCACTCTTCGGTCGGAAAAATCGCGCTTCCTATCGTTTAGGCGATCGCGTCGCCGTACAAGTTAAGAGTGTCGATTATTACCGTCAGCAAATCGATTTAGTCACAGTCGGTAGCGATGGTGTCCCGAAAAACTTGGATCTTGACGTCTCTAATGAAGATTTATCAGACATGTATTTAGAAAATGGCATTGAGCCTCACGACTTAGACCCCTATGACGAAGATGAGTAA
- a CDS encoding molybdenum cofactor guanylyltransferase, with protein sequence MTNDKLSAIILAGGKSSRMGQDKALISIQGVPLLQQICDIAQACTNQVYVVTPWPERYQHLNLSKCEFISEIPLSSSSAQNQGPLVGFSQGLAQVQTEWVLLLACDLPKLKVEVLQEWIARLDSVDDAAIATLPHHTKGWEPLCGFYRRRCLPPLLEFINKGGRSFQQWLQKHPVQVLSVSAPEMLFNCNTPEDLAVTGLLKIKD encoded by the coding sequence ATGACCAACGACAAATTAAGCGCCATTATCCTAGCTGGTGGAAAAAGTTCTCGTATGGGTCAGGATAAAGCGCTGATTTCGATTCAAGGAGTACCATTATTGCAGCAAATTTGTGACATTGCTCAAGCCTGCACAAATCAAGTTTATGTAGTCACTCCCTGGCCAGAACGCTACCAGCACCTAAATTTATCTAAGTGCGAATTTATCTCAGAAATCCCCCTTTCTTCCTCATCCGCCCAAAACCAAGGGCCGTTAGTAGGATTCTCTCAAGGACTAGCCCAGGTACAAACAGAATGGGTGCTGTTGCTAGCTTGTGATTTACCGAAGTTAAAGGTTGAGGTACTGCAAGAGTGGATAGCTCGACTCGATAGCGTTGATGATGCAGCGATCGCTACTTTGCCTCATCATACTAAAGGATGGGAACCATTGTGCGGCTTTTATCGCCGTCGCTGCTTACCGCCATTATTAGAGTTTATCAACAAAGGGGGGCGATCGTTCCAGCAATGGTTGCAGAAACATCCTGTACAAGTTTTGTCTGTGTCAGCACCAGAAATGCTGTTTAACTGTAACACCCCAGAAGATTTAGCCGTCACTGGGCTATTAAAAATCAAAGATTAG
- a CDS encoding ferritin-like domain-containing protein produces the protein MQELDHKKTVDLLNAIMEFELAGVVRYTHYSLMVTGPNRIPIVAFFKAQASESLLHAQQVGEILTGLDGHPSLKIASMEETYQHSVKDILAESLSHEKKALDLYKSLLETVTNASIYLEEFARSMIGQEEMHNLELKKMLRDFS, from the coding sequence ATGCAAGAGCTTGACCACAAAAAAACCGTAGATTTATTGAACGCCATCATGGAATTTGAACTAGCAGGAGTAGTCCGCTACACCCATTATTCCCTGATGGTGACTGGGCCAAACCGCATCCCCATCGTGGCATTTTTCAAAGCACAAGCTAGCGAATCTCTCCTTCATGCTCAACAAGTCGGAGAAATTCTCACAGGTTTAGATGGTCATCCCTCCCTGAAAATTGCTTCAATGGAAGAGACTTACCAACATTCAGTCAAGGATATCTTGGCAGAAAGTTTATCCCATGAAAAAAAGGCACTAGATTTGTATAAAAGCCTGCTAGAAACTGTCACCAACGCCAGCATTTATCTAGAAGAATTCGCCCGCAGCATGATCGGTCAAGAAGAGATGCATAACCTTGAATTGAAAAAAATGCTCCGCGATTTTAGCTAA
- a CDS encoding ABC transporter substrate-binding protein: MINRRWILPAFAFLLSILLAACTTATTQQPQAKIAPTTSEQLPKKSAKRVVALSSLSADIISQLNQTKLVGISGSSLFKNDPRFKDLVRVSEGQTPPNLEKIVALKPDLVIGAEGFSNQPIQKLQQLKIPTFLTQVKKWESLEELTKKLAEFIDADPQPLLNRYQTFLANKPNQSLSTLVIVSRQPILAPNKNSWAGDLLEKFQAKNLVGELQGNSPIGGYVTLSAEKVLEANPEVIIVVQPPQGGSETELLDSLKKEAFWQQLQATKNNRVYAFDYYGLVNAGSIDAIEKACQKLKQALS; encoded by the coding sequence ATGATAAATCGCCGTTGGATATTACCTGCTTTTGCATTTTTATTGAGTATATTGTTAGCAGCTTGTACAACAGCAACTACTCAACAGCCACAAGCAAAAATAGCACCTACTACTTCTGAGCAATTACCAAAAAAATCTGCCAAAAGAGTTGTCGCACTTTCTTCTCTTTCTGCTGATATTATCTCTCAACTTAATCAAACAAAGCTTGTGGGTATTAGTGGTAGCAGTCTATTCAAAAATGACCCCAGGTTTAAAGACCTTGTGCGTGTAAGCGAGGGACAAACTCCACCAAATTTAGAAAAAATTGTCGCACTCAAACCAGATTTAGTTATCGGTGCAGAAGGTTTTTCTAATCAACCAATTCAAAAACTACAGCAGTTAAAAATTCCTACTTTTTTGACTCAAGTTAAAAAATGGGAATCGTTAGAAGAACTGACTAAAAAACTAGCCGAGTTCATTGATGCTGACCCCCAGCCGTTATTAAATCGCTATCAAACTTTCTTAGCAAATAAACCAAATCAAAGTTTATCGACTTTGGTAATTGTCAGTCGTCAACCAATTTTAGCACCTAATAAAAACAGTTGGGCTGGAGATTTACTAGAAAAATTTCAGGCGAAAAATTTAGTTGGAGAATTACAGGGTAACAGTCCAATTGGTGGTTATGTAACACTTTCGGCAGAAAAAGTTTTAGAAGCTAATCCAGAGGTGATAATTGTCGTCCAGCCTCCGCAAGGTGGTTCAGAAACTGAGCTTTTAGATTCTCTGAAAAAAGAAGCTTTTTGGCAGCAATTACAAGCGACTAAAAATAATCGAGTTTATGCTTTTGACTATTATGGTTTAGTAAATGCAGGTAGTATAGATGCTATTGAAAAAGCTTGCCAAAAATTAAAGCAAGCTCTATCTTAA
- a CDS encoding ComEA family DNA-binding protein has translation MRKTRYVFLAAVTAVIVTLSACSNTPTAETPSSPAANSATKGTETVSQQNHSSHGGKPKININTAILSELDKFEAKLGIPALSNKIQANRPYGSPEDLVSKKVITQEQFDKIKDQVTIQEVVLTGEAKDVDYATKLGLMKGHLLVAQELLDQNQPKQAEPHIGHPVEEIYVDVEEQLNERKVKEFKTTLVSLQDLVKSNPKNPKVKTDFVTSVQAVDTAIAALPAEQRSKPGFVLQVINGLLDAANSEYGAAIANGKIAAAIEYQDSRGFVVYANELYKGIASQVATANPEADKAIAASLTDLVKVWPAAIPPAKPVKTPDDVTKLVKVIEQNSQKVIDQSSTQAQQ, from the coding sequence ATGAGAAAAACCCGTTATGTATTTTTGGCTGCTGTTACTGCTGTAATAGTTACCCTCAGTGCCTGTAGTAATACCCCAACCGCAGAGACGCCATCCTCACCAGCAGCGAATTCTGCCACCAAAGGCACAGAAACAGTTAGTCAACAAAATCACAGCAGCCACGGTGGGAAACCAAAAATTAACATCAACACTGCAATCCTCTCAGAGTTAGACAAGTTTGAAGCTAAATTAGGTATTCCCGCATTATCTAATAAAATTCAGGCTAATCGCCCTTACGGTAGTCCAGAAGACTTAGTGAGCAAAAAAGTAATTACTCAAGAACAATTCGACAAAATCAAAGACCAAGTTACGATTCAAGAAGTAGTACTCACAGGCGAAGCAAAAGATGTTGATTACGCAACCAAATTGGGGTTAATGAAAGGACATCTTTTAGTAGCACAAGAATTGCTAGATCAAAATCAACCAAAACAAGCAGAACCGCATATAGGACACCCAGTTGAAGAGATTTATGTTGATGTTGAAGAACAATTAAATGAGCGCAAAGTTAAAGAATTTAAAACTACATTGGTGAGTTTGCAAGATTTAGTTAAATCTAATCCCAAGAATCCCAAAGTTAAAACAGATTTTGTGACTTCAGTCCAAGCAGTTGACACAGCGATCGCCGCTTTACCAGCAGAGCAACGCTCCAAACCGGGATTTGTGCTACAAGTGATTAACGGTTTATTAGACGCAGCAAATTCAGAATATGGCGCAGCGATCGCCAACGGTAAAATAGCTGCAGCCATTGAATATCAAGACTCTCGCGGCTTTGTCGTCTACGCTAACGAATTGTATAAAGGAATTGCGAGCCAAGTCGCAACAGCCAACCCCGAAGCCGATAAAGCGATCGCCGCTAGTCTCACTGATTTGGTGAAAGTTTGGCCCGCAGCTATCCCACCAGCCAAACCAGTCAAAACCCCCGATGATGTTACCAAACTAGTCAAAGTCATTGAGCAAAACTCTCAAAAAGTCATTGATCAATCCAGTACTCAAGCGCAACAATAG
- the clpP gene encoding ATP-dependent Clp endopeptidase proteolytic subunit ClpP — translation MIPIVIEQSGRGERAFDIYSRLLRERIIFLGQQVDNSIANLIVAQLLFLDAEDSEKDIYLYINSPGGSVTAGMGIFDTMKHIRPDVCTICTGLAASMGAFLLSAGAKGKRMSLPHSRIMIHQPLGGAQGQATDIEIQAREILYHKRRLNDYLAEHTGQPIERIAEDTERDFFMSPEEAKEYGLIDQVIDRHAAGSRPVAVV, via the coding sequence ATGATTCCTATAGTCATTGAACAATCAGGTCGCGGCGAACGCGCCTTCGACATCTACTCACGGCTGTTACGTGAGCGCATCATCTTCTTAGGACAACAGGTTGATAACTCCATAGCGAACTTGATTGTTGCCCAACTGCTGTTTTTAGATGCTGAAGACTCGGAGAAAGACATTTATCTGTATATCAATTCTCCCGGTGGCTCGGTGACGGCTGGTATGGGCATATTTGACACTATGAAGCACATTCGCCCTGATGTCTGTACCATTTGTACCGGATTGGCAGCTAGTATGGGTGCTTTCCTGTTGAGTGCTGGCGCTAAAGGTAAGCGGATGAGTCTTCCCCATTCCCGGATTATGATTCATCAACCTCTGGGCGGTGCTCAAGGACAAGCTACCGATATTGAAATTCAGGCGCGGGAAATTTTATACCACAAACGACGCCTGAATGATTATTTGGCTGAACACACAGGTCAACCGATTGAGCGCATTGCTGAAGATACCGAACGCGACTTTTTCATGTCGCCGGAGGAAGCGAAGGAATATGGCTTAATTGATCAAGTGATTGACCGCCACGCGGCAGGTAGCCGTCCGGTTGCTGTTGTTTAG